TCGGTGACGGTGCCTCAGGTTGGCAATGGCCGTGGTGAGATATCTAGCGCGGCAGCTGGCCTTGATCTTTTGAACATTGGTTCGATTTTGCTCTGGACTGTTTTTGGGGGGAACCTCTCTACCCACCGACGATGTGGCGTCCTTCGATCCTAGATGAGAGGGATGGGTCCCTTTTCGAAGTCAAAGACCGCGAGTTGGTATCCATGTGTTCATCTGGAAATGATGCAAGCAGAGGTCCTTCCGCTGTTGATGCCTCTCACTGTCCCTGCTCCCCTTGGTGGTGGCATTCTAGAACACTATGGTCCTAGCGTCTGAAGAGAAGTTTTCTTTTTTATCCTTTGTTTGCTTTTTTCGTTATGTGTCATGTGACTTGTTTATGCATTGTAAGCACTCTGTATCAGCCGGTTTCGTGGCTTTATTAAAGTTGTTCCTTTTCAGGGGTAGCAGATGCAGAAATAAgaacagctaccaacaaagtgaaCCTTTCCTCTGGGCGTcgctccatgttgatgcgctcgagcTGATCGGTGACCGAGTTCTCGCTGGTGACTTGCTGGACTACATCTGGTTTCGGGCCTCTTGCAAGCATTGGCGCGCCTCCACTCCTTGCCCGCTTGGTTGTGGCTTGGTTGACCCACGCTTTCAACCGCGGCAATGGACGATGTTTCCGGAGGGCAGCGGGCTTCACCCGGGCCACCCTGCATTTGGCGGCTACATCCGTGTTCTCAACATCTACCTTGCTTCCACACCATGCTCGACTTCATGCCCAGGCAGcctcctcctcctgcagcgcaacaAGGACGCCGAGTTTCCACACCTTGCTTCCCTCTGCTTGTACATGAGTAAGTTTGGGATCTTCCTGATTGGCCCTTACGATCTTCGGCTACGGATGGCCCACGCAGCTGTCTCTATCGATGCGGGTGGCACTATTACTGTCATGCTCGCGCCCAGCCATCTCGAGCGCATGGTGTATGCATCCAGTGGCGGACCCAGGAATTGAGGCTTGCCGGGGCGAACATTTTAGGATTTTTTCTAAACCAGAGATGTAAATACACATAACAAAATGAGCGATTCttgatagattcattttatatgggTAAGATACAACTATGAAGACCATGAAAAAACATTTATAAAAACTTAGAAACTACAAACAGTACTTTTGCTGCTTGAGCACTCCCTGCCTTCCACGACGGCTTTTTAAGTTTTGCAAAAAATATTTTCATGAATAAACATGAAAACCATGTCCAACCTACAAATGGCCAATCATCCATCGGTGGTGGATTTCACATGGCACAACAAAAATATATGTGTGCACGAGCTAATTTATTTTGCCTGCATGGACTGATACAATGGTGCGTGTGGATCTACATAAAATCAGATATCTTCGCATATTGTTTATGCTGATTTGTAGTGTAAAACTAAATGACAAATTGTTGTTGAGAATAACTATGAGGCTTCTTGTATATCCATTTGGGTCCATGAACGAGGGTTGATTGGCCCGTGGAAAATCCAAACTGAGGAAACTAGATTGCCCTACTGATATTTTTAACATTATTATTTTTTTGTTGTGCCATGTGAAATCCACCACCGATGGATGATTGGCCATTTGTAGGTTGGACATGGTTTTCATGTTTATTCATGAAAATATTTTTTGCAAAACTTAAAAAGCCGTCGTGGAAGGCAGGGAGTGCTCAAGCAGCAAAAGTACTGTTTGTAGTTTCTAAGTTTTTATAAATGTTTTTTCATGGTCTTCATAGTTGTATCTTAcccatataaaatgaatctatcaaGAATCGCTCATTTTGTTATGTGTATTTGCATCTCTGGTTTAGAAAAAATCCTAAAATGTTCGCCCCGGCAAGCCTCAATTCCTGGGTCCGCCACTGACGGCAATGGCCTTTCGTGGAAGCCTCCACATGGTGAGGGGCTCGAAAGCCGGGCCCTGGCAGATCATGCGCGTTGATCCACCAGATAGCTCCAGTTCTTCGTCGTGGTCGTTTACACCGCCACAAACAGTTGCGACATGTACAAACGATCATATGACTAAACCTTACCTGGTGGAGTGCAATTCTGAGCTTCTTGTGGCTGGCTTTAGCAACGGGCACTCCCGGCATGTTGTTCTGCGGCTCGCTGACCTCATGCTCGGAGTCCCTGCCATTCCATTGACAAGCATTGTCGAGCACGCACTTTTCATCGACACCTGGAGCATGACTGTCAACGCCAAGAACATACCATCCATTCAGGGGAACTCGATCACTGTCCTTGACCCATCTAAGAGTGGCCGGCTGCGACAATATGATCTGGGCAGAGGTACCTGGTCACCACTGTGTGATGGAAACTTCATCAGTGTCAGCGGCCCTGTACCGAGGCCGTACAGTCTTGTGCACCACATCGTCGGCTGTTGCCAGCGTCTTTTTTTGGATCAGTGGAAATATATGGAGCCGCCACACCATAATTCTGGACCTTGTTGGCCAAGGCTTGCCGGGATGCATAGAAGAGATTGCACAGCCTGCACTGATCAGCTGAAGTTGGTTTGGCAGTCCAATGTCTACGTCTGAAAGAGTTCTCTTTGCAGCTTATCCCTGAGCTTCCTCTGCAACAAACACACCGCTGCAGAAGGTTCACTTTGTATCCGTCGGTGTGTTTACCTTTACACTGATATCTGCTCTCGTGATgacatttttggctcctcatggtTTCTCTCGGATCGGTTCAGAATTCTGTTTCCTCTTAACTGTGTGTCATCGTTGGCTGTTCTTTAACTGGGTTGTGTATAATGCGACCTTCAGTAGAAGTACCTATTAAATATATTAACTCTCAATGTTGAATTTTTGGTGGGTTGCATCATTTCAGGCCAGGTGCCAAATATCGCATATATAGCAGAGCTTTGATCACCATGTTTTAGATTAATGTTGCCCCAGTGCAACTTGCATGTGTTATTTTGTTCCTGTTTCAGCTTGATGTTTTTTGTTCAGTTTTGGTGCATGCAACCTGAATTTTACGTCTACAtatttttacttgttgttttggaCATGGATTTTATCTGAAGTAGAGTTGGGGACTGAACTTTTTAGCAACTTACTTGTACATAAATTTGGCCCCACCCAGTGACAATTGATTTTCTTTTAAGATTCACAAAGATGAACGTACGCTTTCAGAAGCTTAGATTAACTCTTGGGAAGTAAGTTCCATTCGCTGGCATGCTCAGGTGAAGTCATAATAATGTTTTATAAATCGATGAAGATAGTTGGATGACTTGCTTGCTAGTACATGAGAATCATATTCGTAGCCTGGATTCCCAAAAGTCAGCTAGTAGACTGCAGCAGAACTCATGACACTAGCTGAGTTGTTTTTTTCCTGGTCAGGTTAAGGACATCCTTTGTAGATGGTAACTTTAGTCTATAATATCTTGCATTTCTTGTTCTTGAAGAACAATTGTTCTGTCTCTACCTGTCTGGTGCAATGTTTCATATAGAAGGGAGCTTTTCCTAACGAATGATTGTTTATAGCTTGAATTAGTGGACATCAAAGAACGGACATtatgggtgtgtttggtagcccggggctACTCAGAACCTCTCCTCCCAACCGAGATTTTGAGGGCATCTGGTGTTTGTTAGGCCGGCTCTTCCCATTTAAGCATTGCTAAGGAGATACGGAAAATGGCCCAGAGCCGGGATGAGTAgcgaagctcaaatcgagcttccCTGCTCATCCGGGATGAGCTAATCCCGCAAAGCACTGTAGCGGGCCGCGCCCCGCCCCCCAAGACCCCAACCCCCACCTCTTCCTCTCCTCATTCTCCCCCATTTTCCTCTCTCCCGTGAGGCTCCAACCCGCCTCCCAGCCCGCCGAGCGCCGCCTCCCTGCAACTCCTCGCGCCACCATCCTGCTGCTTTCCCACACGCAAGGATCCATGGAGAGAGataggacctgattgctttttatttttctgcTCAAGGTTCTTTGTGTGAAAAATATGACCTCTTTGCAAATTACTTTTGCTCTGACTGGTTGAGCTCAGATTGGATCACCAAACAACATCTTGGCTCAACATAGGTGAGCACACCCGAGCTACCAAACATGTGTAAAATCTCAGCTCAACTTGTATATGGTTAGATTATCTCATGTGGGAACTGAGTAGCCTCagactaccaaacacaccctatgtCAATCTTTGATCAATCTCTTGGGGTCACAAACTCACAAGTGTTGCATTGAGGATCCCGAAGCTGATAAAATTGAGCAGGCCAGAGTTTTCGTATAAACTTTTTTTTGGCTCGGTCTGGTTGACTGCTCTACGGACATCCATAAGCCGTCCCTTTTCCTATATCATGGTTAGACTTCTAGGTTTGCCCTAGAATGCGAACCCTAGGTCTCAATAATTTTGCTCGTGACAAAAGCATTGTGTTTCGATCATTGATAAAAAGAAGAGTTTATTACAAGCCTAAAAAGGCTACATATCAGTATTGGGGTGAAGTGTGATGCATATGTGAACCCGCCCCCGACTCCCTCCCAACCCTAACCCGCCCATGCGCGGAGGCGCCGCGTTGCCGCCGGGGCGCCCACCTCCACCCGCCCCCTCCAGCCCCCTTCGACGATCTCCTCTCTGCCGCCGCTGCCAGGAGCATCGCCAGGCAAAGCCTGGGcggtgtggtggtggcggcggacgTCCTCCTGGCGCCGAATTGACGGTGATGACGACGCTCGTCGTCTCTTCCCACGGCGGCGGTGCAGCGAAGGGACGGCGGCCACAACGGATCCGGTGGTCGCAAGATGCAGCAGCGGCTCCATTCAATCTGATCCGGTCCCCATGGGGCTCGGGTGGAGGGGATGAGCGGGCTCCTGAGGGCAGCAGTGTGCGGTCATCGACTGTGTCCCTTCCGCTTCACGAGGGCGCCTGGAGTTTCTACTCTAGGCATGGCGGTGGTGGTCTTCTCTttcgccggaggagatcggctagttgtgtggctagcTTTGGTGGATCTCATGATCCGTCGTCTAGCTCCCGATGGTGAGGCGTGGCTGCCGGTGAAAGTCGGCCCTCACTTCAatcatggcggatgatggcggcgcatgttcgtcgttatcttgttgaaggcattgtctctgcagTCTGTGTTCTTCGCCTGGGCTactccaggggaaaccctagacccgggtctcccggatcggacgatggcggcgtgcAGCGCCGTTCTACCTGTTGGGGGCATCGttttggagcagacaacggatggtggtggtgctgaggtggagcggtgttCTTTGCTGTGTCGACATCGTCGAGTCTCcgcggcatggtgcagtggtgtctcggaGATGGACGTAGTGTGATGGACGCGCGCAGGATGGTGGTGTCGTCTGGCGCCGTGGCGAcatcgatggcaggcctggcAAGGTCAATGCGATGACCCCTCTTGAAGATGGAGACGGCGGTAGCAGCTtctgtggcgtgtgcgttggcgtgcgctgagaattttcttgactggatgtgcttctcatctaCTATTCGGTGgcctgggaaggcatttggttttttggatgatgtgagttggtgtattgtcacccccttcatcccactgtaagtttagcgaggtggcttcgagttcTTTTGTATTGCTccttgtaaggtgttgtgaataatctaataaaaaagccgTATACATcgcttggatgcagaagctgggtgaTATTTCCCCCTTTTCGAAAAAATCAGTGTTGGGTATCTGCAATGGTGGTCTCCTATATAGGTAATTTGGTATGTGTAGAAGGCGCGAATGAAGAGATTAGGCATTGGCATTGGAACCACTACAGGAAAACGTCAAGACTCGCTTTTTATTGGAACATGGTTTGAACTGGGTAGGCCGCGAAGCAAGCCGTCAGCACAGGAAAGTCGTCaaactgtgccgacggccaaaaaaAAGGTCGTCGGCACAAGCTTGGTCTGGTCGTTGACACAGAAACCCATCGGCAGTGCGGTCTCCGCGGTGACGGCGAGGCAACGCCATTAGAACTGTGCCAcggcttttttttttctcttcagCCCTATGCCGACGGTTTTGCCTTCAGTACGAGCTTTTTTTTCTCCACGCACCCCTAGGGAATCGCTTTTTCAGTTTTCAAACTATATAAGAAAATGTTAGAAATttcaaaaataaaatcatttgagATTACCATGTGTTATGTGTTCTAGTTGTtaggaaaattaacaaacattaATTTCGATATATTTTGCAAAATTGCGTCATGTTTCACTAAAACGGTTTTTCTGGTTGCATATGACATCTGATGAAAACGTTTTTTATATAAACATATATCTACGGAAAATTTTACATCCGATTTCAACTGCCTACGGCCATTTAACTTTTTATATTCCTCAAAATAATATTTTTGTAAATTGAAGTTTTTCAGCTTTTATATTttgacaaaaaataaaaaaatgttttattgtttcatgatttattattagaaaaCAACAATGTATTTTTAGTCAAATAATTGTTTGGAATTAAAATAATAAACAAGTGTGATGTCATGGTCCAAgatttaataggattgatatggtacTATTGTCAAGAAAGAATAACTCCTCAGTCGGAAGCTCATCCGGAACGAACTAAAAAGTTGAGCATGATGGGATGGAGCAGCTTGAGGATAGGTGAACGAGTGGTAAATTTTACTACTAATAACTAATTCAGCCTAAGATTAAACATGCTTAAAGATTAAACTatcaaacaattcaaaaattgCCTCGAAAATGATGCACTTGTCCAATGGCCAAATGGGCTAACGGCcgttagagcaattccaatagtatagccggttgttggctataagcaagatgtcatgtcatctatagccaacATATAGCCAACAAGTATAATAGTTGGCTGCAAAGATGTACTACTTTTTCAATGGAGGGTCCACCTTTTATTCACACAacttgcctaggagcacgtgctagagctagctcttgcataagagcccacttacattctctctcctccaactagacacaaatatacctattttaatccttgtagccagctgactaggacttattatACTTCTCTTAGGCCTCTACCGAGCCCGCCTGAGGTATGTGCTGACGACCAAATGGCCTGTGTTGAGGGAGGATTGTGCTAACAGCTAGGTGCCGATGACGGCCGTTGGCACAACCTATATATGCGGACGGTCCAAAATGACATTTGCCAGTTCTGCCATTTTGGGACTCATACCTACCAGTGAATAATATTGTTTCTTGTCCGATGGGGTTTCTTCCAAATGTTCCTCTCTATAAATATTTTTCCCTCCTTAATGAAAAGACTTCGCTCCCGCCAACTGCTCTAACAAATGCTTCACGGGAGGATACAACTCGACACTTGCTCCTAAAAAGAAGTGTCGCAAGGCACAAGATATGACACCCATATCCTTAAACTGGCTTCTGCATTGATGGTGTCAAGTATGTATGCGTTGTCGGGTTACGCACCGTCGAAAATGATAACATTACTCCGCTTCCAAATCCACCAAACCATAAGCATGATCCCCTGCGAGGCGCATTTACGCGTGTGGGAGGGGTGAGAGAAATGATGGTAGCGGGATGCATACAACAATCTAATTCAAGATAGGACCTCATGCCACATGATCCGTGAAAAAAAAGCATCATTTGGGAATATGCTTCTGATTGTAAATCACATAAACATGAGGGGTtgtaacggaaaatgctacacttCTGGGATCCTTCTTACGGATCTGCATTACGAGATGACATGTGTGATGTGGGTTGGTGTAAATTAGTCAGCCCTCCACGATTTTAGGGACGACATGCCTCCGAAGGTGTAGTGTTATTGGGGTTGTAATCCTCTGACGAgctacttcacttgtctatttcatCCAAATTATATGTTGCACAATCCTTAAAAGTTGATCAGCCGGAGTATGTAGTAACCAACCGGAGTATCTCGTTCGGTGGACTTTATCATGTTTGTATGGACAGATATATTTCAAAGCATCATTTTGTAAAAGGTACTTACATAGTATCATTTTGATAATGACAAATCTAAGGGGGAAAACCCTAGCCCTCCAAGTCACCACCAACCAACCCGTTGATCACCAACCCCGGCACATCTCCTCCTGCGCCACCAGCTCCCCATCCCCTCCACTACCCCCCACCACCCGCTCCTACCCAGCATGGCCGCCGCTGCCACCGCCGTCCGATTCCACGCGACCGCCGCGCGGCGAGCCGCCCCGCGCCGGGCTGCGCGCTTCGCCGTGCGCGCGGATGCCGCGCAGACGGCGACGGCGTTGACGCAGGACGACCTTAAGCGGCTCGCGGCGGTGCGCGCGGTCGAGCAGGTGGAGAGCGGGATGGTGCTAGGGCTCGGGACGGGGTCCACGGCCGCCTTCGCCGTCGCCGAGATCGGCGCGCTCCTCGCTAACGGCAAGCTCTCCAAAATCGTTGGCGTGCCCACATCCAAGCGCACCTACGAGCAGGCCCTATCGCTCGGGATCCCTCTCTCCACGCTCGACGACCACCCCGTCATCGACCTCGCCATCGACGGCGCCGACGAGGTCCTCCCTCTTGACTCGTTGCTTCTTTTATTACTCCGTATCTCTTTTCACAAATCCTCCATTGTCCGTGGGAATATTCGAAAGATTC
This region of Lolium perenne isolate Kyuss_39 chromosome 2, Kyuss_2.0, whole genome shotgun sequence genomic DNA includes:
- the LOC127322006 gene encoding uncharacterized protein, with protein sequence MWRPSILDERDGSLFEVKDRELHSVSAGFVALLKLFLFRGSRCRNKNSYQQSEPFLWASLHVDALELIGDRVLAGDLLDYIWFRASCKHWRASTPCPLGCGLVDPRFQPRQWTMFPEGSGLHPGHPAFGGYIRVLNIYLASTPCSTSCPGSLLLLQRNKDAEFPHLASLCLYMSKFGIFLIGPYDLRLRMAHAAVSIDAGGTITVMLAPSHLERMVYASSGGPRN